Proteins encoded within one genomic window of Geotalea daltonii FRC-32:
- the cobC gene encoding alpha-ribazole phosphatase, whose protein sequence is MTGRTRVYLIRHGEVEGADTRRYNGHADVGLSEFGIAQYQSLKGRFDDVRISACYCSDLTRCVIGAEMLGTHLGVTPVKNSNLRELNIGIWERMTWTELMEKYPVEWQARLDDIVNYRVPQGESLQDMNDRVMPVIKDIVQRHQGEDVLVVAHGGVNRVILLNAIGAPLSSLFNIEQSYCGFNIIDYYADGKAVVKLVNG, encoded by the coding sequence TTGACAGGAAGGACACGTGTATACCTGATCCGGCACGGAGAGGTGGAAGGTGCCGACACCCGCCGTTACAACGGCCACGCCGATGTGGGGCTGTCGGAGTTCGGCATCGCCCAGTATCAGTCACTCAAAGGACGCTTCGACGATGTGCGGATCTCGGCCTGCTACTGCAGCGATCTGACCCGCTGCGTCATTGGGGCGGAGATGCTCGGTACACACCTGGGAGTGACGCCGGTAAAAAACAGCAATCTGCGGGAGCTGAATATCGGCATCTGGGAGCGGATGACCTGGACCGAGCTGATGGAGAAATATCCGGTGGAATGGCAGGCGCGCCTGGACGATATTGTCAATTATCGGGTGCCCCAGGGGGAGAGCCTCCAGGACATGAATGACCGGGTGATGCCGGTAATAAAAGATATCGTACAGCGCCATCAGGGGGAGGATGTACTGGTAGTGGCTCACGGCGGCGTCAACAGGGTGATCCTTCTCAATGCCATCGGGGCGCCTCTATCTTCACTTTTCAATATCGAGCAGAGCTACTGCGGTTTCAATATCATCGATTATTATGCCGACGGCAAGGCTGTCGTCAAGCTTGTCAATGGATAG
- a CDS encoding cobyrinate a,c-diamide synthase, giving the protein MKSIIIAAPQSGSGKTTITLGIMACLRRRGLQIAPFKVGPDFIDPGYHRLVAGRPSINLDGWMCGADFVRETFTSHGSGADMAVIEGVMGLFDGIGENGDEGSTAQVARLTGSPIVLVVDAGRMAGSAAALVKGFAEFDPQVNLAAVIFNNVAGDNHGLLLRKSMAAALPRVKVLGCIGRDERLHIPSRHLGLLTAEENPLSPGFLQHLVETVERCLDVDFLCHLSCTHSHDIGKPGDVMEDQGAGNLVPIAVARDEAFCFVYEDNLRLLREAGCEIVEFSPLRDRALPVGIGGIYLPGGYPEIFAESLAANAPMKEAIRAAVEKDMPVYAECGGFIYLTRGVMDTNTEAGSIHDFVGIYPVTTRMLPRRKALGYREIITQQDSILGKRGLSTRGHEFHYSEMAELPESIDRLYRVRKLETELGAEGYRYKNCLASYIHLHFGSCPELAAAFADNCRKFNGSCS; this is encoded by the coding sequence ATGAAATCGATCATCATTGCTGCGCCGCAAAGCGGCTCGGGCAAAACCACAATTACCCTCGGCATCATGGCATGCCTTCGGCGAAGGGGTCTGCAGATTGCCCCCTTCAAGGTCGGCCCCGATTTCATCGATCCGGGCTATCACCGGCTGGTGGCCGGCCGGCCTTCCATCAACCTGGACGGCTGGATGTGCGGGGCTGATTTTGTCCGCGAAACTTTTACCAGCCATGGGTCAGGAGCTGATATGGCCGTAATCGAGGGGGTGATGGGGCTCTTCGACGGCATCGGTGAAAACGGCGACGAGGGAAGTACGGCTCAGGTCGCCCGGTTGACCGGCTCGCCGATTGTCCTGGTGGTGGACGCCGGTCGCATGGCCGGAAGCGCAGCCGCTCTGGTGAAGGGATTTGCCGAATTCGACCCCCAGGTGAATCTGGCGGCGGTCATCTTCAACAATGTGGCCGGCGACAACCATGGCCTCCTGCTGAGGAAGTCAATGGCCGCGGCCCTGCCGAGGGTCAAGGTCCTCGGTTGTATCGGCCGTGACGAAAGGCTGCATATCCCTTCCCGCCATTTGGGGCTCTTGACGGCAGAGGAAAACCCATTGTCCCCCGGCTTTCTCCAGCATTTGGTGGAGACCGTGGAGCGCTGCCTGGATGTGGATTTTCTTTGCCACCTTTCCTGCACCCATTCACATGATATTGGGAAGCCAGGCGATGTAATGGAAGATCAAGGCGCCGGGAACCTTGTCCCCATTGCCGTTGCCAGGGACGAAGCCTTCTGCTTTGTTTATGAAGACAACCTGCGGCTTCTGCGGGAGGCCGGCTGCGAAATCGTCGAGTTTTCCCCCCTGCGGGACCGTGCCCTTCCCGTCGGCATCGGCGGTATTTACCTGCCGGGAGGCTACCCGGAAATCTTTGCCGAGAGCCTCGCGGCAAATGCGCCCATGAAAGAGGCGATCCGCGCAGCGGTCGAAAAGGACATGCCGGTTTATGCCGAATGCGGCGGCTTTATCTATCTGACCAGAGGGGTCATGGATACCAACACCGAAGCCGGATCGATCCATGATTTTGTCGGCATCTATCCCGTGACCACCCGCATGCTGCCTCGCCGCAAAGCCCTTGGCTACCGCGAAATTATCACCCAGCAGGATTCCATACTGGGCAAGAGGGGACTTTCGACCAGGGGACACGAATTCCACTATTCAGAGATGGCTGAACTGCCTGAAAGCATAGATCGCCTCTATCGGGTGCGAAAGCTGGAAACAGAGCTGGGAGCGGAAGGCTACCGCTATAAAAACTGCCTCGCCTCATACATCCATCTGCATTTCGGTAGCTGTCCGGAACTGGCGGCGGCATTTGCGGATAATTGCAGAAAATTCAATGGGAGTTGTTCCTGA
- the thiC gene encoding phosphomethylpyrimidine synthase ThiC, protein MRTQIELAREGIISTQMATVAKDEGFLPEYVRQMVAEGKIVIPWNHGRKPKAVGIGKGLRTKVNASIGTSSDIVDYAAEVRKAKAAQESGADTLMELSVGGDLDRVRREVIAAVDLPVGNVPLYQAFCEAARKYGDPNKLDEEMLFDLIEKQCADGMAFMAVHCGINLYTIERLRKQGYRYGGLVSKGGVSMVAWMLANNRENPLYEKFDRVTAILKKYDTVLSLGNGLRAGAIHDSSDRAQIQELLINCELAEIGRDMGCQMLVEGPGHVPLDEVEGNIQLQKRMSGGAPYYMLGPISTDVAPGFDHITAAIGAAQSSRFGADLICYITPAEHLALPNEEDVRQGVKAAKIAAYIGDMNKYPEKGRQRDMEMSKARRDLNWEKQFELALYPEDARAIRASRTPEDEATCTMCGDFCASRGAGKLFAGDLRGDKI, encoded by the coding sequence ATGAGAACCCAGATCGAACTAGCCCGTGAGGGCATCATCAGCACCCAGATGGCCACCGTTGCAAAGGATGAAGGGTTTTTACCGGAATACGTGCGGCAGATGGTGGCGGAGGGGAAGATCGTCATCCCCTGGAACCACGGCCGGAAACCGAAAGCGGTGGGAATCGGCAAGGGACTGCGCACCAAGGTAAATGCCTCAATCGGCACTTCTTCCGATATTGTCGACTACGCGGCCGAGGTGCGTAAGGCAAAGGCAGCCCAGGAATCGGGGGCCGATACCCTGATGGAGCTGTCGGTCGGGGGAGACCTGGACCGGGTGCGCCGGGAGGTGATTGCTGCGGTGGATCTGCCAGTGGGAAATGTTCCCCTCTACCAGGCCTTTTGCGAAGCGGCCCGCAAGTATGGCGATCCCAACAAGCTGGACGAGGAGATGCTTTTCGACCTCATCGAGAAGCAATGCGCCGACGGCATGGCGTTCATGGCGGTTCACTGTGGCATCAACCTTTACACTATAGAGCGGCTGCGCAAACAAGGATACCGCTATGGCGGGCTGGTCTCCAAAGGGGGGGTCTCCATGGTCGCATGGATGCTGGCCAACAACCGGGAGAACCCCCTCTACGAGAAGTTCGATCGGGTGACTGCCATCCTGAAAAAGTACGACACGGTGCTTTCTCTGGGCAACGGTCTCCGGGCCGGAGCGATCCATGATTCGAGCGACCGCGCCCAAATCCAGGAGTTGCTCATCAACTGCGAGCTGGCAGAGATTGGCCGGGATATGGGCTGTCAGATGCTGGTCGAAGGTCCGGGCCATGTGCCCCTGGACGAGGTGGAGGGGAACATTCAGCTGCAGAAACGCATGAGCGGCGGCGCACCCTACTACATGCTCGGTCCCATCTCCACCGATGTGGCCCCGGGCTTCGACCATATCACCGCCGCCATCGGCGCCGCCCAATCGAGCCGTTTCGGCGCTGACCTCATCTGTTACATCACCCCTGCCGAACATTTGGCCCTCCCCAACGAGGAGGATGTACGCCAGGGTGTGAAGGCAGCCAAGATCGCCGCCTATATCGGCGACATGAACAAGTATCCGGAGAAGGGGCGACAGCGGGACATGGAGATGTCCAAGGCCCGTCGCGACCTGAACTGGGAGAAACAGTTCGAATTGGCTCTGTATCCGGAGGACGCCCGGGCGATCCGCGCCAGCCGTACGCCGGAAGATGAAGCCACCTGCACCATGTGCGGTGATTTCTGCGCCTCCCGCGGGGCGGGAAAGCTGTTTGCCGGAGATTTGCGCGGAGACAAGATCTGA
- a CDS encoding energy-coupling factor ABC transporter permease, whose protein sequence is MKKILLFTILMQLIAAPAHAMHISEGLLPLNWALFWFMAAAPFVALGVRQLNNLAKTDLAMKPLVGLMAAVVFIVSCMPIPVPTAGTCSHPCGTGIAAILVGPLVSVVISAVALLLQALFLAHGGLSTLGADIISMGVAGSFAGWLIFRGLRKISVNLAVAAFFGGLFTDWATYLTTSMELAAGIRGTAPFWPLAAKIVLAFIPTQLPLGILEGAMTAGMVTLLQRKRPDLLVKMRVLKESEVVHAWKKAQI, encoded by the coding sequence ATGAAAAAAATCCTGTTATTTACAATTTTAATGCAGCTTATTGCTGCCCCTGCCCATGCCATGCACATCAGTGAGGGGCTACTGCCACTGAACTGGGCGCTCTTCTGGTTCATGGCCGCGGCGCCTTTTGTCGCCCTTGGCGTGCGTCAGCTGAATAACCTGGCAAAAACCGATCTGGCGATGAAACCGCTGGTGGGGCTGATGGCTGCTGTTGTCTTCATCGTCTCCTGCATGCCCATCCCGGTCCCCACCGCCGGCACCTGTTCCCATCCCTGCGGAACCGGCATTGCCGCTATCCTTGTCGGGCCTTTGGTCAGCGTTGTCATCAGTGCCGTGGCCCTTCTGCTCCAGGCACTGTTTCTTGCCCATGGCGGCCTTTCCACCCTGGGGGCGGACATTATTTCCATGGGGGTGGCCGGCTCCTTTGCCGGCTGGCTAATCTTTCGGGGCCTGCGTAAAATCAGTGTCAACTTGGCCGTAGCTGCTTTTTTCGGTGGTCTCTTTACGGACTGGGCCACCTATCTGACCACCTCCATGGAGCTTGCTGCCGGCATCAGGGGGACGGCGCCTTTCTGGCCGCTCGCGGCAAAAATCGTCCTTGCCTTCATCCCTACCCAGTTGCCGCTGGGCATTCTGGAAGGAGCCATGACCGCCGGCATGGTTACTCTGCTACAGCGCAAGCGCCCGGACCTGCTGGTGAAGATGCGGGTACTGAAGGAAAGCGAGGTCGTCCATGCCTGGAAAAAAGCGCAGATATAG
- the cbiQ gene encoding cobalt ECF transporter T component CbiQ: protein MRHTLQQIQVADHPLSRYDARVKLLAVLALLTMVLSYRGAAFPLLLSALSIALCLSLKVRPRLLMLRFAQPLFFAAVIVLLKLFTTGAVPLFTLSVWGINLIGYSDGLGEGLLIAGRIVGAVSLVALLGFSTSFTDLISALAWFRVPQGVIEVALFAWRYLFVLFEDAMVIYNAQKNRLGYAGYPQGLRSFGTLAGAMVIKAFDNSQTITTAMVQRGYDGTLPPIRQQPFRGREVAATLLVVAVLGVIWNV, encoded by the coding sequence ATGCGTCATACCCTGCAACAGATACAGGTCGCTGATCATCCCTTAAGTCGCTATGATGCACGGGTCAAGCTTCTGGCGGTACTGGCCCTGCTGACGATGGTGCTCAGCTACCGGGGGGCGGCTTTCCCCCTGCTGCTGAGCGCCCTTTCCATCGCCCTGTGTCTGAGCCTCAAGGTGAGGCCACGGTTGCTGATGCTTCGTTTTGCCCAGCCCCTTTTCTTTGCCGCGGTGATCGTCCTGCTCAAGCTGTTCACTACCGGTGCAGTTCCCCTTTTTACCCTGTCTGTCTGGGGAATTAATCTTATCGGCTACAGTGACGGATTGGGCGAAGGGTTGCTCATTGCCGGCCGGATCGTGGGGGCAGTTTCCCTGGTTGCCCTCCTCGGTTTTTCCACCTCCTTTACCGATCTGATTTCGGCCTTGGCCTGGTTTCGGGTGCCCCAGGGGGTGATCGAGGTGGCCCTGTTTGCCTGGCGTTACCTGTTCGTTCTCTTTGAAGATGCCATGGTGATATACAACGCCCAGAAGAACCGTCTGGGTTATGCGGGTTATCCCCAGGGGCTGCGTTCTTTCGGCACCCTTGCCGGCGCCATGGTCATAAAGGCCTTCGACAACAGCCAGACCATCACCACCGCCATGGTCCAGCGGGGCTACGACGGCACGCTGCCCCCCATTCGCCAGCAGCCGTTCAGGGGGCGGGAGGTGGCTGCAACATTATTGGTCGTAGCTGTTTTGGGAGTTATCTGGAATGTTTAG
- a CDS encoding energy-coupling factor ABC transporter ATP-binding protein, producing MFSTDVRISVSLESFKYPDGTVALSDIHLEIGRGEFCGILGANGSGKTTLLKIMDGLIKDYQGRVLLDGEEVHRLHPRDIYRKMGLVFQNPDDQLFAHTVSEDVAFGPRNMGCGENEVRGRVADALLAVEMSEFGGKGIHHLSYGQKKRVCIAGLLAMGHEILLLDEPTAGLDPMGEYRMMELLTRLNRENGVTIVMATHSVDLVPIFLHRLHILSRGKLVRGGVPEEVFTAPEEMANVKLRLPHIAELIHRLKHEDLLPFGRIPLTIGEARREIVETLRER from the coding sequence ATGTTTAGCACCGACGTTCGTATTTCCGTGAGCCTGGAGAGTTTCAAGTATCCCGATGGGACTGTGGCACTGTCTGATATTCATCTCGAGATCGGCCGCGGCGAGTTCTGCGGCATCCTCGGCGCCAACGGCTCGGGTAAGACCACACTGCTGAAGATCATGGATGGCCTGATCAAGGACTACCAGGGGCGGGTGCTTCTGGATGGGGAGGAGGTGCACCGGCTCCACCCCAGGGATATCTACCGCAAGATGGGGCTCGTCTTCCAGAACCCCGATGATCAGCTCTTTGCCCATACCGTCTCTGAAGATGTGGCCTTCGGCCCCCGCAATATGGGCTGCGGCGAAAACGAGGTGAGAGGACGGGTCGCGGATGCATTATTGGCGGTGGAAATGTCCGAATTCGGCGGCAAGGGTATTCACCATCTGAGCTATGGCCAGAAAAAAAGGGTCTGCATCGCCGGTCTGCTGGCCATGGGACATGAAATCCTCCTGCTGGACGAGCCGACGGCCGGGCTGGACCCCATGGGCGAGTACCGGATGATGGAGCTTTTGACCAGGCTGAACCGGGAAAATGGCGTGACCATAGTCATGGCTACCCACAGTGTTGACCTGGTGCCGATTTTTCTCCACCGGCTGCACATTCTCAGCAGGGGCAAGCTGGTGAGGGGTGGGGTGCCGGAGGAGGTCTTCACGGCACCCGAGGAGATGGCCAATGTAAAGCTGAGGCTGCCACACATCGCCGAGTTGATCCACCGGCTCAAGCACGAAGACCTGCTCCCATTCGGCCGGATACCGCTGACCATCGGCGAGGCGCGGCGGGAGATCGTGGAAACGCTCCGGGAGCGCTGA
- a CDS encoding transglutaminase-like domain-containing protein, which translates to MTIRRIIHVLLLIFSMMPSSVCLSAPIPRLQGPPLGERWFSISMNGERVGFAHTNVLETADGFELFSEGSVKLKVMAVSRESSSRENYRVGKDLALKSFQVEQTIDGSPMKVKGVVEGKAIKVVIESAGNMKNKSLKVKKKILPPPALNFYPPMQGAVPGKTYNVQMLDVEGIKVKGVEIKVIGQETLPGGVKALHVQNDLYPFVDNDIWLDLSGNTLKESVRDEMILTRAEDALTVQNFIADAAMARKDLILDFSLIKVEPPLSDPEKLQRMAATFSGFPPEFPLYRDARQQATREEDGTIAFKTTKALTVKNANGTQDQSALGTFLEATARIPVDNGEIAAKAKEIAAGEQDRLKIVEKLTRWMATEVKGLAMDSRPPLETMKIGEGNSQSHALLYVTMARAMGIPSRFVSGLAYIKGKGFLYHCWAESYLGEWLAVDPTFGQLPVNASHIKLVEGESPEQMALVGSIVGKLKARVIEQQY; encoded by the coding sequence ATGACCATTCGCCGTATTATCCATGTTTTACTGCTGATCTTTTCCATGATGCCGTCGTCTGTCTGCCTTTCAGCACCCATCCCCAGACTGCAAGGCCCACCCCTTGGCGAGCGCTGGTTCAGCATCAGTATGAATGGAGAACGGGTCGGTTTTGCCCACACCAATGTTCTTGAAACAGCCGACGGTTTTGAGCTGTTCAGCGAGGGGAGCGTGAAGCTCAAGGTCATGGCGGTATCAAGGGAGTCATCGTCCCGGGAAAATTACCGTGTGGGCAAGGACCTCGCCCTTAAGTCCTTCCAGGTGGAACAGACCATCGATGGCAGTCCCATGAAAGTAAAAGGTGTGGTGGAAGGCAAGGCGATCAAGGTGGTCATTGAATCGGCCGGTAACATGAAGAACAAGTCGCTCAAGGTGAAGAAAAAGATTTTGCCCCCGCCGGCCCTGAACTTTTATCCACCCATGCAAGGAGCGGTGCCGGGGAAAACGTATAACGTGCAGATGCTGGATGTGGAAGGGATAAAGGTCAAGGGTGTCGAAATCAAGGTAATCGGTCAGGAAACCCTCCCCGGAGGGGTCAAAGCCCTGCACGTGCAGAATGACCTTTACCCCTTCGTCGACAACGATATCTGGCTCGACCTCTCCGGAAATACCCTCAAGGAATCGGTCAGGGACGAGATGATCCTGACCAGGGCCGAAGATGCGCTCACGGTACAGAATTTCATAGCCGACGCGGCCATGGCAAGAAAAGATCTGATTCTGGACTTCAGCCTGATCAAGGTTGAGCCTCCGCTGAGCGATCCCGAAAAGCTGCAACGGATGGCGGCAACATTTTCCGGGTTTCCTCCTGAGTTCCCCCTGTACCGGGATGCCAGACAACAAGCAACCAGGGAAGAGGACGGCACCATTGCATTTAAGACGACCAAAGCGTTAACGGTAAAAAATGCCAATGGAACCCAGGACCAGTCAGCGCTCGGCACCTTTCTGGAAGCCACTGCAAGAATTCCTGTTGATAATGGGGAAATAGCGGCAAAGGCGAAAGAAATCGCCGCTGGAGAGCAGGACCGCCTGAAGATAGTCGAGAAGCTTACCCGCTGGATGGCGACAGAGGTGAAGGGACTCGCAATGGACAGCCGCCCTCCCCTTGAAACAATGAAAATAGGGGAAGGAAACAGCCAGTCCCACGCCCTCCTCTATGTTACGATGGCACGGGCCATGGGTATTCCCAGCCGCTTCGTCTCCGGGCTGGCATACATCAAGGGCAAAGGTTTTCTCTACCATTGCTGGGCGGAAAGCTATCTGGGTGAATGGCTGGCCGTGGACCCCACCTTCGGGCAACTGCCGGTGAACGCAAGCCACATCAAGCTGGTTGAGGGAGAAAGCCCGGAACAAATGGCCCTTGTTGGCAGTATCGTTGGCAAGCTGAAGGCCAGGGTGATTGAACAGCAGTACTGA
- a CDS encoding sigma 54-interacting transcriptional regulator: protein MEPIITLTEKCRKCYSCVRSCPVKAIKVEKTFTEIIFERCIGCGNCLSNCPQHAKVVTDKVGVVENLLAGEEPVIAVLGCSFPAFFHTFSAGQLAAGLKKLGFAEVHEGAAGVELIAAGYAEAMEKSSEVLISSHCPAIVDLIERHYPTLIKNLVRVISPMVAIGRFLKTAYGPEVKVVYLSSCIAAKFEIQAEETQGAIDMVLTYREMEEIFLKRGILPALLAEDAFDGLEPHLGRLFPIAEGTFKAFSIATDPLDTEIVTAAGEVNAMGIIKDLAAGRINPRIVDIRFCYDGCIGGPGKKSELTEFYKRNLIIAHFKNDAPYRTASHYQGEQKQISLTRSFTGKYVRLKVPKGSDVKKILHATNKFTQKDELNCRACGYRTCREYAVAVYQGLADLEMCLPHTLQQLVEDRGRLIEKYELARRELDREYGDEFIVGDDGGTIEVLDLIKQVGPTPTTVLIRGESGTGKELTARAIHRYSKRNDKPLVTVNCTTITDSLLESELFGHKKGAFTGAIIDKKGLFEAADGGTIFLDEIGDITPKLQAELLRVLDSGEVRPVGGTTSRKVDVRLIAATNKELETGVRDGWFREDLYYRLNVFAITMPPLRSRVESIPLLAHHFLEKARNKLNKSIIGLEDRAVKAMMQYSWPGNIREMQNVIERAAVLTHDEIIKLGNLPLVFAENYAEEADDVPDLRSFKLEREPHVMRVEKKLIQRYLADAGGNVSKAAQLANIPRRSFYRLLDKHGLKGRGAD from the coding sequence ATGGAACCTATCATAACCCTTACCGAGAAATGCAGAAAGTGCTACTCCTGCGTTCGCAGTTGCCCGGTAAAGGCGATCAAGGTGGAAAAGACCTTCACTGAAATCATCTTCGAGCGCTGCATTGGTTGCGGCAATTGCTTGAGTAATTGCCCCCAGCATGCAAAGGTTGTTACCGACAAGGTGGGGGTCGTGGAGAACCTGCTGGCCGGTGAGGAGCCTGTCATTGCGGTTCTGGGGTGTTCCTTTCCTGCCTTCTTTCATACCTTTTCGGCCGGCCAGCTGGCAGCAGGCCTGAAAAAATTGGGCTTTGCCGAAGTACATGAGGGGGCAGCCGGGGTCGAGCTCATAGCGGCCGGATACGCCGAGGCCATGGAAAAAAGCAGCGAGGTGCTGATTTCCTCACACTGTCCGGCCATTGTCGATCTCATCGAGCGTCATTACCCGACCCTGATAAAGAACCTGGTGCGGGTCATCTCGCCGATGGTGGCGATTGGCCGTTTTCTGAAAACTGCCTATGGTCCTGAAGTGAAGGTTGTCTACCTGAGTTCCTGCATTGCAGCAAAATTCGAGATTCAGGCGGAGGAAACCCAAGGCGCTATCGATATGGTTCTTACCTATCGGGAGATGGAAGAAATCTTCCTTAAGCGGGGAATTCTACCGGCTCTTCTGGCGGAAGATGCCTTCGACGGTCTGGAGCCCCATCTGGGAAGGTTGTTTCCCATTGCGGAAGGTACCTTCAAGGCCTTTTCCATTGCCACCGACCCCCTTGATACGGAAATCGTCACCGCTGCCGGAGAGGTTAATGCCATGGGAATCATCAAGGACCTGGCGGCAGGGCGTATCAATCCGCGTATTGTCGATATACGTTTCTGTTATGACGGCTGTATCGGTGGCCCCGGCAAGAAATCAGAGCTGACAGAGTTCTACAAACGAAACCTCATCATTGCCCATTTCAAAAACGATGCTCCCTATCGCACTGCTTCCCATTACCAGGGGGAGCAAAAGCAGATTTCCCTCACCCGTTCCTTTACCGGCAAATACGTCAGGCTGAAGGTGCCGAAGGGGAGCGACGTCAAAAAGATCCTTCATGCCACCAACAAATTCACCCAGAAGGACGAACTGAACTGCCGTGCCTGCGGGTACCGGACCTGCCGTGAGTATGCGGTTGCCGTTTATCAAGGGCTGGCGGATCTGGAGATGTGTCTGCCCCATACCCTGCAGCAGCTGGTAGAAGACCGCGGACGGCTGATCGAGAAATACGAGCTGGCCAGGAGGGAGCTGGACCGGGAATATGGCGATGAATTCATCGTCGGTGACGATGGAGGGACCATAGAGGTGCTGGATCTTATCAAGCAGGTGGGCCCCACGCCGACAACGGTGCTGATCCGGGGAGAATCCGGTACCGGCAAGGAGTTGACAGCTAGGGCCATACACCGCTACAGCAAGAGAAACGACAAGCCGCTGGTGACGGTCAACTGTACCACCATTACCGATTCGCTCCTGGAAAGCGAACTCTTCGGCCACAAAAAGGGCGCCTTTACCGGGGCTATCATCGACAAGAAGGGCCTGTTCGAGGCAGCGGACGGCGGGACCATCTTTCTCGACGAGATCGGCGACATAACGCCGAAACTGCAGGCCGAGCTTTTGCGGGTGCTCGACTCGGGGGAGGTGAGGCCGGTCGGCGGAACCACCTCAAGGAAGGTTGATGTCCGCCTCATCGCCGCTACCAATAAGGAGCTTGAAACGGGAGTCAGGGACGGCTGGTTCAGGGAGGATCTCTACTACCGGCTCAATGTCTTCGCCATCACCATGCCGCCTTTGCGCAGCCGGGTCGAATCCATTCCTCTCCTGGCCCACCATTTTCTGGAAAAGGCCCGCAACAAGTTGAACAAGAGCATCATCGGCCTGGAAGACCGGGCAGTCAAGGCGATGATGCAGTACTCGTGGCCCGGCAATATCAGGGAGATGCAGAACGTCATCGAGCGGGCTGCTGTTCTTACCCACGATGAGATCATCAAGCTGGGCAACCTGCCGCTGGTTTTTGCCGAAAACTATGCAGAAGAGGCCGATGATGTGCCTGACCTGAGATCGTTCAAGCTGGAGCGCGAACCGCACGTGATGAGAGTGGAGAAGAAGCTTATCCAGCGCTATCTGGCAGATGCCGGCGGCAATGTGTCAAAAGCGGCACAACTTGCCAATATCCCCCGGAGGAGCTTTTATCGACTGCTGGACAAGCATGGCCTGAAGGGGCGGGGAGCTGACTAA
- a CDS encoding hydrogenase expression protein HypE, whose translation MGRMRENPRYNVISMRISDEERETLEQIVSTTNRSVSDIMREAMDLVKERLGSLEMARKAA comes from the coding sequence ATGGGCAGAATGAGAGAGAATCCACGTTATAACGTAATTTCCATGAGGATCAGCGATGAAGAGAGGGAAACCCTGGAGCAGATCGTCAGTACCACCAACAGAAGCGTTTCCGATATCATGAGAGAGGCAATGGACCTTGTCAAGGAGCGTTTAGGCTCTTTGGAAATGGCCCGCAAAGCCGCCTGA